The genomic segment CAAGTGGTGTCCTAAGCTCATGAGAAACATCTGAAACAAAGCGTTTTTGTTGCTCTACGTAAGCATTAGTTTTCATCATCATTTCATTATAAACATGGGCAAGTTCCTCAATTTCATCACCCGTCTTAATCTCAATCGGTTTAAACTCACCTGTCGGATCTTCAGCAACTTCCTGCATCCCTTTATGTAACTTTTCCAAAGGTCTCATAAAATAATGAGCCATGAAGTAACCAATAATCTGAGCTATAATCAACGCAACAACTTCTAAAACCAAGAGAGAAATCAATAGAAGATTACTTACTTTATGATAAGAAGTTAAATCATAAAAGGCCTGTAAATATCCAATCACCTTACCTGTTGACTTAGAAACAATCTCTCTTTCAACCAAAAATCCAGGATTTTTACCATCAAACTGCTTAATTTCATTATTTTTTAAATTCATGAAACCAAATGAACGAGGATGTGTTGAATAAAGCAAGTGTTTATCAACATCATAAATGTAAAAAGCTTTTCGACTACCAATCATACTCATCAATGTTTGCTCTTCAGAAGAATGATTACCAGGCTTTATGGTTGCTGTATAGTCAATATATTGATGTAAAGTTTCCGAAGTTAAGGGCTCCTTTGCCTCGGAGAGTACACTCTCAATATTTGTCATTGAATTTAATACAACATTTTTCTCCTCATTGATGAAGGTGGTTATTGTCGCCTGATAAATCACAACTGCAAATACCGTAAAGGTGATAAAGCAAAAAACTGTATTAGCAAAAGCCCATCTAAGCATAATACTTCTTTTAGATGAGCTTTCATTTGTATTCTCTATTTCTTTGGGCGTTTTATTTTTTTTCATCTTACATTCTACTTACGTTCACGCATCACGTATCCCAAACCACGTACCGTTTGAATATAGCTTTCATGTCCTTCAACATCAATTTTGTTGCGAAGATAACGAATATAGACATCAACAACATTTGTTTCTGTTCCTTCTTCATATCCCCAAACCTGTGAGACCAAATGTTCACGAGTCACAACATCACCAACATTTTGCATCAAAGTCAAAAGTAAGTCGTATTCACGGCGAGTAAGGTCAATGACCTTTTTACCACGATGCACTGTACGATTCGTTTTATCAATCACTAAATCTCTGAAAGTCGTATTTTCTGATTGTTCTACCGCATGAGCATGATCTTCACGACGGAAAAACGCACGAACACGCGCCAACAGTTCTTCAATAGCAAATGGTTTAGTAATGTAGTCGTCTGCACCAATATCAAGACCAGCCACTCGGTCCATTGTAGAATCACGTGCTGTCATCATAATAATCGGTGTGTCTTTTTCTTTACGCAAACGACGAGCCACCTCAAAACCATCAAGTTCTGGTAACATCAAGTCCAACAAAAGTAAATCATAATCTTTTGCTAGAGCTTCTTCAAGACCTGAACGACCATTATCTTTAATCTCTGTTGAATATCCCTCATGTTCTAATTCAAGTGAAACAAAGCGTGCTAAATTTTTCTCATCCTCTATAATCAATATTTTTTTCGATGTCATATCTTCTCCTTCTTAAAAAAATCTGTATAATTTGCTATCTTATAATGCTATTATAATATAAATTTAATTTATCTACAAACTATTTGCTGGAATTATTAAAATTGATTCCGCTTACCTTTACTCTGTTATCACTAACAGATAAAATGAGAACCCTCTAATCAAATAGTCCATCTAAACCTACGAACGGAGATTTTTTTTCATCTTGTTTTTCTTCTTGTTGCTTTTTATAATCTTCCTCGGTGAGTACCGACCAAAATTTTCCCATTGGCATTGCTTCATCTTCTTCATTTTCCGCCAGTACTCTTAAAGGAATTTCCAACAAAATATTGTCAGCCACAGATTCATCCAGACTAATCAAATCTTTATCTAAGATAAAAATCATATCATTATCTAACAGTTCTTGATTTTCATTTGCATTTTCTTTTGTGGTAAAAATTTCATTGACAACCACTTCCATCGGATATTCTACTGCTCTTAAACTTCTTGATGAAGGCAAAGTCAGAACCGTCTTCAACTGATAATCCAGATAGAATAGTCCATCTTCATAGTTCACTTCACCCATGGTTTCAATAATAGAGCAATCAAGAATTTCTGACGAACGTGCCAATAATTCCTCATGCAAATCTAAATTTTCTTCAAAATTAATGTGTTTTTTCTTAGTTATCTCATTTAAAGACCATTTCATATTCATCGTTCTCCAATTATTTTTCAAGATGATTTATACTAGTTCATCTCTAAAAGGCTTTAGACATTTAGCTGTATGAGCTGCAATGATGCTGTCTTTGGCGATTGGGAAAAGCATTGCTTTTTCTTTTTCATCCGCAACCTTAACACAGCGTATAAAACGCAAACTTTCACTTCTAAAAGTATTTTAAAAGTG from the Lactococcus allomyrinae genome contains:
- a CDS encoding HAMP domain-containing sensor histidine kinase, translated to MKKNKTPKEIENTNESSSKRSIMLRWAFANTVFCFITFTVFAVVIYQATITTFINEEKNVVLNSMTNIESVLSEAKEPLTSETLHQYIDYTATIKPGNHSSEEQTLMSMIGSRKAFYIYDVDKHLLYSTHPRSFGFMNLKNNEIKQFDGKNPGFLVEREIVSKSTGKVIGYLQAFYDLTSYHKVSNLLLISLLVLEVVALIIAQIIGYFMAHYFMRPLEKLHKGMQEVAEDPTGEFKPIEIKTGDEIEELAHVYNEMMMKTNAYVEQQKRFVSDVSHELRTPLAVLDGHINLLNRWGKNDAEILDESLQASQFEISRMKKMLEEMLALARLENVDLSSSELDCDVVKVCKHAVKNFALVRQEFEIELIQKVSEETRAKIYPNHYEQALSILLDNAAKYSPDDRKSVIITIDEDEEYVITKVSDKGIGISKEDIQHLFERFFRADKARNRDIGGTGLGLSIMARLAENYKGKIEVESELGVGSTFILKIPKLD
- a CDS encoding response regulator transcription factor, with the protein product MTSKKILIIEDEKNLARFVSLELEHEGYSTEIKDNGRSGLEEALAKDYDLLLLDLMLPELDGFEVARRLRKEKDTPIIMMTARDSTMDRVAGLDIGADDYITKPFAIEELLARVRAFFRREDHAHAVEQSENTTFRDLVIDKTNRTVHRGKKVIDLTRREYDLLLTLMQNVGDVVTREHLVSQVWGYEEGTETNVVDVYIRYLRNKIDVEGHESYIQTVRGLGYVMRERK
- a CDS encoding DUF177 domain-containing protein encodes the protein MKWSLNEITKKKHINFEENLDLHEELLARSSEILDCSIIETMGEVNYEDGLFYLDYQLKTVLTLPSSRSLRAVEYPMEVVVNEIFTTKENANENQELLDNDMIFILDKDLISLDESVADNILLEIPLRVLAENEEDEAMPMGKFWSVLTEEDYKKQQEEKQDEKKSPFVGLDGLFD